Proteins encoded by one window of Candidatus Hydrogenedentota bacterium:
- a CDS encoding PSD1 domain-containing protein — MVPHWQQKVARALVAVALMAASTALHAEVPGYNRDIRPILAENCFACHGPDAKQRKAELRLDQRDAALTVLAPGDPDSSEVLRRIATENLDDRMPPAETHKTLSPDQQAILRTWIQGGAPYEPHWSFIPPERPEFPEVANTIWLRNGVDAFILSRLEREGLAPTTRADRATLIRRVTLDLTGLPPTPEEVADFENDYATNAYEKVVDRLMASPRYGEHMALEWLEAARYADTDGYQNDRLRYHHVWRDWVIEAMNQNLPWDEFVVQQLAGDLLPNATLRQQIATGFNRNHRINSENGSIPEEWHVENVVDRVDTLGTVFLGLTVSCARCHDHKYDPISQREYYELFAQFNNVPEWGVGPNNGNSPPWITVPKSWPALAPEEDRLIPPAPLGFIDPKAPMLRPLPGGENTVMVMAELPEPRPTYLLQRGLYNAPDTSEVLAPAAPRALLGEGMAPPGNRLELARWLVHPDNPLTARVAVNRQWQHFFGAGLVKSSENFGLQGEFPSHPELLDWLATEFIALDWNVKAFQKLLVMSATYCQSSRVTPERAARDPENRLLSRAPRIRLTGFQLRDQALFASGLLAEQIGGPSVKPYMPPGLWESISNATYDQGCGLDLYRRSLYTYWRRTTPPPMMTGFNGANREVCAVRNEYANTPLHALTLMNNVVFVESARILAQRMLDSGSDRSWQIAEGFRRVLSREPEAAELNDLLHAFESFQEAFARNPEAARELLNTGERPSLPRYDRVELASMTMAASVILNLDETIMRN; from the coding sequence ATGGTCCCACACTGGCAGCAGAAAGTCGCACGAGCTCTCGTCGCCGTCGCGCTGATGGCGGCGAGCACCGCTCTGCATGCCGAAGTCCCCGGTTACAATCGCGATATACGTCCGATTCTCGCGGAAAACTGCTTTGCCTGTCACGGGCCCGATGCGAAGCAGCGTAAAGCGGAACTGAGGCTGGATCAGCGGGATGCCGCGCTTACCGTGCTGGCGCCGGGCGACCCGGACTCAAGTGAAGTCCTCCGGCGCATCGCCACCGAAAATCTTGACGATCGAATGCCCCCCGCCGAGACGCACAAGACTCTGAGTCCGGACCAGCAGGCTATCCTGCGCACTTGGATACAGGGTGGCGCGCCCTATGAGCCGCACTGGTCCTTCATTCCCCCCGAGCGCCCGGAATTCCCGGAGGTGGCGAATACGATCTGGCTGCGCAATGGTGTCGATGCGTTCATTTTGAGCCGCCTGGAGCGGGAAGGGCTCGCGCCAACCACCCGCGCGGATCGGGCAACCCTGATTCGCCGCGTGACCCTCGACCTCACCGGTCTGCCGCCCACGCCCGAGGAGGTGGCCGACTTCGAGAACGACTACGCGACGAACGCCTACGAGAAGGTCGTCGATCGCCTCATGGCTTCTCCGCGTTACGGCGAGCACATGGCGCTGGAATGGCTGGAGGCCGCGCGTTATGCCGACACCGACGGCTACCAGAACGATCGGCTGCGCTATCACCACGTCTGGCGCGACTGGGTGATCGAGGCGATGAACCAGAATCTGCCCTGGGACGAATTCGTCGTGCAGCAACTTGCGGGCGATTTGCTGCCCAATGCGACCCTGCGCCAGCAGATCGCCACGGGATTCAACCGCAACCATCGGATCAATTCAGAGAATGGTTCCATCCCCGAAGAGTGGCATGTGGAAAATGTGGTGGATCGTGTGGACACCTTGGGCACGGTATTCCTCGGGCTTACGGTGAGTTGCGCGCGCTGCCACGACCACAAGTACGATCCCATATCCCAGCGCGAGTACTACGAACTCTTTGCCCAGTTCAACAATGTGCCCGAGTGGGGCGTGGGGCCGAACAACGGCAACAGTCCGCCCTGGATCACCGTGCCAAAATCGTGGCCCGCGCTGGCACCCGAAGAGGATCGCCTGATTCCGCCCGCCCCCCTCGGTTTCATAGACCCCAAAGCGCCCATGCTTCGTCCCCTGCCGGGCGGTGAAAATACCGTAATGGTCATGGCGGAGCTGCCCGAGCCACGTCCCACCTACTTGCTGCAACGGGGTCTCTACAACGCCCCCGACACCAGCGAGGTGCTCGCGCCCGCCGCACCTCGGGCGCTCCTCGGCGAGGGTATGGCGCCGCCCGGGAATCGTCTCGAACTGGCCCGATGGCTCGTTCATCCGGATAATCCCCTGACAGCGCGTGTCGCGGTCAACCGCCAGTGGCAGCATTTTTTCGGCGCCGGCCTGGTCAAGTCCTCGGAGAACTTCGGGCTCCAGGGCGAATTTCCCAGTCACCCGGAATTGCTCGACTGGCTGGCCACGGAATTCATCGCACTGGACTGGAATGTCAAAGCCTTCCAGAAGCTGCTCGTCATGAGCGCGACCTACTGTCAGTCGTCGCGGGTGACCCCGGAACGTGCGGCGCGCGATCCGGAGAACAGACTCCTCTCCCGTGCGCCGCGGATAAGGCTTACAGGGTTTCAGTTGCGGGATCAGGCCCTCTTCGCAAGCGGTTTGCTGGCCGAGCAGATCGGTGGACCCTCGGTGAAGCCCTACATGCCGCCCGGCTTGTGGGAATCCATCAGCAATGCCACCTACGATCAGGGCTGCGGCCTGGACCTCTACCGCCGCAGCCTCTACACGTACTGGCGCCGAACCACACCGCCGCCGATGATGACGGGTTTCAACGGGGCCAACCGCGAGGTGTGCGCCGTGCGGAACGAGTACGCCAACACCCCGTTGCACGCCTTGACCCTGATGAATAACGTGGTTTTTGTGGAGTCCGCCCGGATACTCGCCCAGCGCATGCTCGATTCCGGAAGCGACCGATCATGGCAGATCGCCGAGGGCTTCCGGCGCGTCCTTTCCCGCGAGCCGGAGGCGGCGGAGTTGAACGATCTCCTCCACGCCTTCGAGAGCTTCCAGGAGGCCTTCGCGCGAAACCCCGAAGCAGCAAGGGAATTGCTCAACACCGGCGAGCGCCCCAGCCTTCCACGCTACGACCGCGTGGAGCTGGCCAGCATGACCATGGCCGCATCGGTTATACTGAATCTGGATGAAACGATAATGAGAAATTGA
- a CDS encoding DUF1501 domain-containing protein has translation MIHISQNSLPDPRINRRAFFGRSAAGLGAMALSALLAREGAASLAPAPHFAPRARRIIYLFQSGGPAQMDLYDYKPGLAARRGEDVPTSIYPAERKTTMSSGQAKFPVAPSIYKFAQHGQSGLWLSELLPHTAKIADEICLVKSMYTEAINHDPAITFLQTGSQIAGRPSIGAWMAYGLGSENDNLPAFVAMNSKGLDRSDQPLYDRLWGSGFLPAKYQGVKFRNQGDPVLDIFNPPGVDSIMRRRMLDTVARMNERRLDQLGDADIQTRITQYEMAYRMQSSVPELTDLSSEPESTFLLYGDDARRPGTYAYNCLLARRLAERGVRFVQLFHQGWDQHGGLPKRLPEQCRDTDRASAALVLDLKQRGMLDDTLVVWGGEFGRTVYCQGELTDKTYGRDHHPSCFSMWMAGGGVRPGLTYGETDDYSVNVVENGVHVHDLHATILHLMGIDHERLVYRYQGRDFRLTDVHGRVVRDII, from the coding sequence ATGATTCACATCAGCCAGAACAGCCTTCCCGATCCCCGCATCAACCGGCGCGCCTTCTTCGGCAGGTCGGCTGCGGGCCTTGGCGCCATGGCGCTGTCCGCCCTGCTTGCCCGCGAAGGCGCCGCCAGCCTCGCTCCTGCGCCCCATTTCGCACCCCGTGCCCGCCGCATCATCTACCTCTTCCAATCCGGCGGTCCCGCCCAGATGGACCTGTATGACTACAAGCCGGGCCTGGCCGCGCGTCGGGGCGAGGATGTGCCCACGTCGATTTACCCCGCCGAGCGCAAGACGACCATGTCCTCCGGCCAGGCGAAATTTCCCGTGGCGCCCAGCATCTACAAGTTTGCCCAGCACGGCCAGTCGGGCCTGTGGCTCAGCGAGTTGCTGCCGCACACGGCGAAGATCGCGGACGAAATCTGCCTCGTGAAATCGATGTACACCGAGGCCATCAACCACGACCCGGCCATTACTTTTTTGCAAACCGGTTCACAGATTGCGGGGCGGCCGAGCATCGGCGCGTGGATGGCCTATGGACTGGGTTCGGAGAATGACAACCTGCCCGCTTTCGTGGCCATGAATTCCAAAGGGCTGGATCGGTCGGACCAGCCCCTCTATGATCGGCTTTGGGGGAGTGGCTTTCTCCCGGCAAAGTATCAGGGCGTGAAATTTCGTAACCAGGGCGATCCCGTTTTGGACATTTTCAATCCACCCGGTGTGGATTCGATCATGCGACGCCGGATGCTGGATACCGTCGCCCGTATGAATGAGCGCCGCCTGGACCAACTGGGCGATGCCGACATCCAGACGCGCATCACCCAGTATGAAATGGCCTACCGGATGCAGTCTTCCGTGCCCGAACTCACGGACCTCTCCAGCGAGCCCGAATCCACGTTTTTGCTCTACGGCGACGATGCGCGGCGACCGGGCACCTATGCCTATAATTGTTTGCTGGCAAGACGGCTGGCCGAGCGCGGCGTGCGCTTTGTGCAGCTTTTTCACCAGGGCTGGGACCAGCATGGCGGGCTGCCGAAGCGGCTTCCGGAACAATGCAGAGACACGGATCGCGCGAGTGCGGCCCTCGTGCTCGATCTCAAGCAGCGGGGCATGCTGGACGATACCTTGGTGGTGTGGGGCGGCGAATTTGGCCGTACCGTATACTGCCAGGGCGAGCTGACCGACAAGACCTACGGCCGCGATCACCACCCCTCGTGCTTCAGCATGTGGATGGCCGGTGGCGGCGTGCGCCCCGGCCTGACCTACGGTGAAACCGATGACTATAGTGTCAACGTGGTGGAGAATGGCGTGCATGTGCACGACCTTCACGCCACCATCCTCCACTTGATGGGCATCGACCACGAGCGGCTGGTCTACCGCTATCAAGGCCGCGATTTTCGCCTGACCGACGTGCACGGCCGGGTGGTGCGCGATATTATATGA
- a CDS encoding SGNH/GDSL hydrolase family protein encodes MIAILPAFAQESSDERAAWETQVGAAQKDNPAFAFVEDDPTLPRVLIIGDSISIGYTPSVRTLLQGKANVHRIPHNGGDTNRGLERIEAWLGDKKWDVIHFNWGLHDIKRTKGTELDATKEKAVTPEAYEANLRTLVQRLQKATTKLIWAATTPVPEGAKGRIPGDEVEYNRIASRVMGEFKIPINDLYGYVRPQLATMQKPADVHYLPEGYAFLGARVAQQIEASLEASP; translated from the coding sequence TTGATCGCGATCCTGCCCGCCTTCGCCCAGGAATCCTCCGACGAGCGGGCCGCATGGGAGACCCAGGTGGGCGCGGCGCAGAAGGACAACCCCGCCTTCGCCTTTGTGGAAGACGACCCCACCCTGCCGCGGGTACTGATCATCGGTGATTCCATCTCCATCGGCTATACCCCCTCCGTCCGCACACTTCTGCAGGGCAAAGCCAATGTCCATCGCATTCCTCACAATGGGGGCGATACGAATCGTGGTCTCGAACGTATTGAGGCCTGGCTCGGAGACAAGAAGTGGGACGTGATCCATTTCAACTGGGGACTCCACGACATCAAGCGCACAAAGGGGACCGAGCTCGACGCCACCAAAGAGAAGGCGGTAACGCCGGAAGCCTATGAAGCCAACCTGCGCACGCTGGTCCAGCGCCTGCAGAAAGCAACCACGAAGCTGATCTGGGCCGCCACCACGCCCGTGCCGGAAGGCGCCAAAGGTCGCATTCCGGGTGACGAGGTCGAATATAACAGGATTGCGTCCCGAGTGATGGGTGAATTCAAAATACCGATCAACGATCTGTACGGCTACGTCCGTCCTCAGCTCGCCACGATGCAGAAGCCTGCCGACGTGCATTACCTTCCAGAAGGCTACGCCTTTCTCGGCGCCCGCGTTGCCCAGCAGATTGAAGCCAGCCTGGAGGCATCACCGTGA
- a CDS encoding PQQ-like beta-propeller repeat protein, with protein sequence MRSTLNFFGVTLLVMATLPAAAAPGEWPFYRHDPQLTGIYPGPGPFSAPPREVWSIDLGAKEKKQERVRVADVDGDGLAEILLTRDQSIVCLGRDGSQRWEAANLPNAKITDVRDLAGDGTRGILAWSDTGLETTRWVLAGATGQAVKLYSMSDVFGAEERLGAILPGVPGIQLCAWWSGDHPSVQFGGNMRGQGILLTFENGVIQPNPRFDQRLEGMLFKPKHFFTDYDEDGHAEMVMVSHQQAWFFDLENNALKLKIEWPMIRTYNATLAMLPVERDAAPSLLSINPHIPGVERVDVAGGAANVVWRYIAGGVEDQYQTQVKIAPGAPDPFLDLGGDGRRYVLAAITNEHSDGKTWLVVLDGTDGAKRFEESGLEVLGLDDLDGDGRPEILLEQGDALRIAHWQNDAFVDLWRGDGVEPLLAPLPDAGDLGRSEGGNRTVWRLAPDSGAFLLRFSDGVFACVLGAGGVERGEAVSVHPALNNVPEPNPPAEVVKKEEDAVVVMKGDVETYRYTIARAPSYLAPPAIVADLGGQRRILVRDASDRLLSFDATGADQRVLAERVFGEWSVCDMDGDGSNEVVAGLLGEQEKPECVFLDGSGHVHRRFGLIENATALKVGPSGSLGPARGRWLAIYYERGVGNRNGVVAYDGKTGEQLWLRDNFRTEHGAYAEGAKVKFVLHIPTAVLDYDGDGADDLLAASENFYGIVDVVRNRDLTPLQIFSDYIPGHWQAYASPIAADFLGLGKPQVFHHKAFANAILTDLEGLPIWHWGLSRSTTASAWPGITDFDGDGKLEIVQSRVDGKLRAFNAAPTDGKCHNCPPDAPLTEMNHGGHVRWEQAFPAPLSDLASGDIDGDGRGEVLFGAGDGKLYLLGESNGAPVVEWTCNPGRAVGAPILADLQADGVPEILVPVEDGTIRCFVPGI encoded by the coding sequence ATGAGGTCAACGCTCAATTTCTTTGGCGTCACACTGCTGGTGATGGCAACACTTCCGGCCGCCGCCGCACCCGGCGAGTGGCCCTTCTATCGCCACGATCCCCAGCTCACCGGCATCTATCCGGGCCCCGGTCCTTTCAGTGCGCCCCCCAGGGAAGTCTGGTCCATCGATCTGGGCGCGAAGGAGAAGAAGCAGGAACGTGTGCGCGTGGCCGATGTGGACGGCGATGGCCTGGCCGAGATTCTGCTGACCCGTGACCAGAGCATCGTGTGCCTGGGGCGCGACGGGTCACAGCGCTGGGAAGCGGCCAACCTGCCGAACGCCAAGATCACCGATGTGCGCGATTTGGCGGGCGACGGCACCCGAGGCATTCTGGCGTGGTCCGACACCGGCCTGGAGACTACCCGGTGGGTATTGGCGGGGGCCACGGGCCAGGCGGTGAAGCTGTATTCCATGAGCGATGTATTCGGCGCCGAAGAGCGGCTGGGGGCCATCCTTCCCGGCGTCCCCGGTATCCAGCTTTGCGCGTGGTGGAGCGGGGATCATCCGAGTGTTCAGTTCGGGGGCAACATGCGCGGTCAGGGCATTCTCCTGACTTTTGAAAATGGTGTGATCCAGCCAAACCCCCGCTTCGACCAGCGGCTGGAGGGCATGCTGTTCAAACCCAAACATTTCTTCACGGACTATGACGAGGACGGTCACGCCGAAATGGTGATGGTGTCCCACCAGCAGGCCTGGTTCTTCGATCTGGAGAATAATGCGCTGAAGCTCAAGATCGAGTGGCCCATGATCCGAACCTACAACGCCACCCTGGCCATGCTGCCCGTCGAGCGCGACGCGGCCCCGTCCCTGCTCTCGATTAATCCCCATATCCCCGGCGTCGAGCGGGTGGACGTGGCGGGTGGCGCGGCGAACGTGGTTTGGCGCTACATCGCCGGCGGCGTGGAAGATCAATACCAGACCCAGGTGAAGATCGCGCCCGGCGCCCCTGATCCCTTTCTCGATCTCGGGGGCGACGGACGGCGCTACGTCCTCGCGGCCATCACCAACGAACACAGCGACGGCAAGACCTGGCTCGTAGTGCTTGACGGGACCGACGGCGCGAAGCGCTTTGAGGAATCGGGTCTGGAGGTCCTGGGGCTGGACGATCTCGATGGTGATGGTCGCCCTGAAATTCTGCTGGAGCAGGGGGACGCCTTGCGGATTGCCCATTGGCAGAACGACGCCTTCGTAGACCTCTGGCGCGGCGACGGGGTGGAGCCCCTGCTCGCGCCTCTGCCCGACGCGGGCGATCTTGGCCGGAGCGAGGGTGGCAATCGCACCGTGTGGCGGCTCGCGCCCGACAGCGGCGCGTTCCTGCTGCGTTTTTCCGATGGCGTCTTTGCCTGTGTCCTGGGCGCGGGTGGGGTGGAGCGGGGCGAAGCCGTATCGGTCCATCCGGCCCTGAACAACGTGCCCGAGCCAAATCCGCCGGCGGAGGTGGTGAAAAAGGAGGAAGACGCCGTTGTGGTGATGAAGGGTGATGTGGAAACCTATCGCTACACCATCGCCCGGGCGCCCAGCTACCTCGCGCCGCCGGCTATCGTGGCCGATCTCGGCGGTCAACGGCGAATCCTTGTACGCGACGCGTCCGACAGGCTCCTGTCTTTCGATGCGACCGGCGCGGACCAGCGCGTACTCGCCGAGCGTGTCTTTGGGGAGTGGTCCGTGTGCGACATGGACGGCGACGGGAGCAACGAAGTGGTGGCGGGTTTGCTGGGCGAACAGGAGAAGCCCGAGTGTGTGTTTCTCGACGGGAGCGGTCACGTGCACCGTCGCTTCGGTCTGATAGAGAATGCCACCGCTCTCAAGGTGGGCCCCTCCGGTTCCCTGGGACCGGCGCGGGGCCGGTGGCTCGCAATCTATTACGAGCGCGGCGTGGGCAACCGCAACGGCGTCGTGGCTTATGATGGCAAGACGGGTGAACAACTCTGGTTACGGGACAACTTTCGCACGGAACACGGTGCCTACGCCGAGGGCGCCAAGGTCAAGTTTGTGCTCCACATTCCCACGGCGGTGCTGGATTATGACGGCGACGGGGCGGACGATCTCCTCGCGGCCTCTGAGAACTTCTATGGCATCGTGGATGTGGTTCGCAACCGCGACCTGACGCCCCTTCAGATTTTCTCGGACTATATCCCCGGGCACTGGCAGGCCTACGCGTCTCCTATTGCCGCCGATTTTCTCGGACTGGGCAAGCCCCAGGTTTTCCACCACAAGGCCTTCGCCAACGCCATCCTAACGGATTTGGAGGGGCTGCCCATCTGGCACTGGGGCCTCAGCCGGAGCACCACCGCCTCCGCCTGGCCCGGTATTACCGATTTCGACGGCGACGGCAAGCTCGAAATTGTCCAGAGCCGCGTGGACGGGAAGCTCCGCGCTTTCAATGCCGCGCCCACCGATGGGAAATGCCACAATTGTCCCCCGGACGCGCCCCTGACGGAGATGAACCACGGTGGCCACGTGCGCTGGGAACAGGCTTTTCCCGCGCCGCTAAGCGACCTGGCCTCGGGCGATATCGATGGTGACGGCCGGGGTGAGGTGCTCTTTGGCGCGGGGGATGGCAAGTTGTACCTCCTGGGCGAGTCCAACGGCGCGCCCGTCGTGGAGTGGACCTGCAATCCGGGCCGGGCTGTCGGTGCGCCCATTCTGGCGGATCTCCAGGCGGACGGCGTGCCGGAAATCCTCGTGCCCGTGGAGGACGGCACCATCCGCTGTTTCGTGCCGGGGATTTAG
- a CDS encoding thioredoxin family protein — protein sequence MIATQEPLTGHPVVARVEWLAARKALMAKEKEVTRLYDQVCAARRELPWIKVEENYVFEGPDGDVTLAELFDGRSQLVIYHFMFGPGWEEGCKSCSFISDNIDAVNLHLPHHDVTLMAVSRAPFAEFQAFKKRMGWKFNWVSSARNDFNFDYGVSFTEESMAKGHTTYNYEPFDGTYPELPGISVFYKDASGDVYHTYSTYARGGDILIAAHNWLDMTPRGRNEVEIMDWVRHHDRYEAVATKTGCCGCG from the coding sequence ATGATCGCAACACAAGAACCCCTGACCGGACATCCCGTCGTTGCTCGCGTTGAATGGCTGGCGGCGCGCAAGGCCCTGATGGCCAAAGAGAAGGAAGTGACCCGGCTGTACGATCAGGTCTGCGCCGCCCGCCGCGAACTACCCTGGATCAAGGTGGAGGAAAACTACGTGTTTGAGGGGCCCGATGGCGATGTGACCCTCGCGGAACTCTTTGATGGGCGTAGCCAACTGGTGATTTATCACTTCATGTTCGGTCCCGGCTGGGAGGAGGGCTGCAAGAGTTGTTCCTTTATCTCCGACAACATCGACGCGGTAAACCTTCACTTGCCCCATCACGATGTGACCTTGATGGCGGTGTCCCGCGCGCCCTTCGCGGAGTTTCAGGCCTTCAAGAAACGCATGGGCTGGAAATTCAACTGGGTGTCCTCCGCTCGAAACGACTTCAACTTCGACTACGGCGTTTCCTTCACGGAGGAAAGCATGGCGAAGGGCCACACGACCTACAACTACGAGCCCTTCGACGGAACTTACCCGGAGTTGCCGGGCATCAGTGTCTTCTACAAGGATGCGTCGGGCGATGTCTATCACACCTACTCGACCTACGCGCGTGGCGGCGATATTTTGATTGCGGCGCACAACTGGCTCGACATGACACCCAGAGGCCGCAATGAGGTGGAAATCATGGACTGGGTACGCCATCATGACCGGTATGAGGCGGTCGCGACTAAAACAGGCTGTTGCGGGTGCGGATGA
- a CDS encoding AraC family transcriptional regulator yields MEPIALDPPRLADLPPRLVVGLCERYTMGNTGEIPSQWERFSRYVGKIPGGIDGPAYGVCFNFDNNEFDYLCGIEASDAEGLPREFSHVRIPAHRYAIFTVQENISTIQRALHTIWSEWLPRSGHKAANAPAVECYRESFDPLTGDGGFEIWLAIES; encoded by the coding sequence ATGGAACCCATCGCCCTTGATCCCCCGCGCCTGGCGGATCTGCCGCCCCGTCTTGTCGTCGGACTTTGCGAGCGCTACACCATGGGCAACACCGGCGAGATCCCGTCCCAGTGGGAGCGCTTCAGCCGCTACGTGGGAAAGATCCCCGGTGGCATCGATGGCCCGGCCTATGGCGTTTGTTTCAACTTCGACAACAACGAGTTCGATTACCTCTGCGGCATCGAGGCAAGCGATGCGGAAGGGCTGCCCCGCGAGTTCAGCCATGTCCGGATTCCCGCGCACCGCTATGCGATCTTCACGGTCCAGGAGAACATTTCCACCATACAGCGCGCGCTCCACACTATCTGGAGTGAATGGCTGCCGCGCTCGGGCCACAAGGCCGCGAACGCACCGGCGGTCGAGTGCTATCGGGAGAGCTTCGACCCCCTCACGGGCGATGGCGGCTTCGAGATCTGGCTGGCGATTGAATCTTGA
- a CDS encoding beta-lactamase family protein: MTESFNSAKMDAWRTTLSRHVESGGIPGLVALASRRGEVHMHEAGTLAAGDAKPMRRDAIFRIASMTKPVAAVAAMILVDEGVLKLDGPVDPWLPELANRRVLRRIDGPLDDTVPAARAITVRDLLTLRMGFGYIFANTKGWPIQEAINALGILQGPPHPQSLPDSDTWMRGLGALPLMCQPGEQFMYDLGLDVLGVLISRAAGQPLALFMRGRIFDPLGMKDTGFHVPPDKLHRLATSYGANPETGALEIFDGAPNSEWATPPAFPAAASGLVSTADDYHAFCTMMLHRGRFGEERILSEVTVSLMTSDQLTPAQRAANPFFFNEHTSWGLGMEVGISRGAIFEHPGRFGWDGGLGTSARTDPKNGVIGILLTQRNMDSPEPPKVFTDFWTGLYGAIQGL, encoded by the coding sequence ATGACTGAAAGTTTCAATTCAGCCAAAATGGACGCATGGCGTACGACTCTTTCGCGCCACGTCGAATCGGGAGGCATCCCCGGTCTCGTCGCGCTGGCCAGTCGCCGTGGCGAGGTCCACATGCACGAGGCGGGCACGTTGGCCGCGGGCGACGCCAAGCCCATGCGGCGCGACGCGATCTTCCGTATCGCTTCCATGACCAAACCCGTGGCCGCCGTGGCGGCCATGATTCTGGTGGACGAGGGCGTGCTGAAACTGGACGGTCCCGTGGACCCCTGGCTGCCGGAACTCGCGAACCGCCGCGTGCTGAGGCGGATCGACGGTCCGCTGGACGACACCGTCCCTGCGGCGCGCGCCATTACGGTGCGCGATCTGCTGACGCTGCGCATGGGCTTCGGATACATCTTCGCGAACACAAAGGGCTGGCCGATTCAGGAGGCCATCAATGCGCTGGGCATCCTGCAGGGACCGCCCCACCCACAGTCGTTGCCCGATTCCGATACGTGGATGCGTGGTCTCGGCGCGTTGCCGCTGATGTGCCAACCCGGTGAACAATTCATGTATGACCTCGGCCTGGATGTGCTGGGTGTGCTCATTTCGCGCGCGGCGGGCCAGCCCTTGGCGTTGTTCATGCGGGGGCGAATCTTCGACCCACTGGGTATGAAGGACACAGGATTCCACGTGCCGCCGGATAAGTTGCATCGCCTGGCAACGTCCTACGGGGCGAATCCCGAGACGGGCGCATTGGAAATCTTCGATGGCGCGCCAAACAGCGAATGGGCCACACCACCCGCCTTTCCCGCCGCCGCCAGCGGGTTGGTGTCCACGGCGGACGACTATCACGCGTTCTGCACGATGATGCTTCATCGCGGTCGCTTCGGAGAGGAGCGGATCCTTTCGGAAGTGACCGTGTCGCTCATGACGTCGGACCAGCTCACCCCCGCGCAGCGGGCGGCGAATCCCTTCTTTTTCAATGAGCATACCAGTTGGGGCCTCGGGATGGAGGTGGGTATTTCCCGAGGTGCGATCTTCGAGCATCCGGGCCGATTCGGCTGGGACGGTGGCCTGGGTACTTCGGCCCGTACCGATCCGAAAAATGGCGTCATCGGCATTCTGCTCACGCAGCGGAACATGGATTCGCCCGAGCCGCCCAAGGTGTTTACCGATTTCTGGACGGGACTCTATGGGGCGATTCAGGGCTTGTAG
- a CDS encoding metalloregulator ArsR/SmtB family transcription factor has translation MSADQLSLTFAALADPTRRAILSRLATGEMSVTELAKPFKISLPGISKHLKVLERAGLIKRGRDAQWRPCRLEAKPLEEASAWVDQYRAFWEGSFDRLDDYLKEMRAESDRPA, from the coding sequence ATGTCTGCCGATCAATTGAGCTTAACCTTTGCCGCCCTGGCCGACCCCACGCGACGCGCTATCCTGTCGCGCCTGGCCACGGGCGAGATGTCCGTTACCGAATTGGCGAAGCCCTTCAAGATAAGCCTGCCGGGGATTTCCAAGCACCTGAAGGTGCTGGAGCGGGCCGGGCTGATTAAGCGCGGGCGCGACGCCCAGTGGCGGCCTTGTCGCCTGGAGGCGAAGCCATTGGAAGAAGCCTCGGCTTGGGTGGACCAATACCGTGCCTTCTGGGAGGGCAGTTTTGACCGACTGGATGATTATTTGAAAGAAATGCGGGCGGAAAGTGACCGTCCGGCGTAA
- a CDS encoding SRPBCC family protein — protein MLKKLMIALGLFAALIGILAVTVAMQPSEFSIERSTTIAAPPPTVFALVNDFHQWEKWSPWAKLDPAMKTTFEGPESGAGAIYTWVGNSDVGEGKMTILESRAPEQVGIQLEFIKPMAATNTAEFSFKPEGNGTAVTWSMAGKNNFVGKAFCLFIDMDAMVGGDFEKGLAAMKAAAEAAPVN, from the coding sequence ATGCTGAAGAAATTGATGATTGCGCTGGGGCTGTTCGCGGCTCTGATCGGGATCCTGGCGGTAACCGTGGCCATGCAGCCGTCGGAGTTCAGCATCGAGCGGAGCACGACTATCGCGGCGCCGCCGCCGACGGTTTTTGCGCTGGTGAACGATTTTCACCAGTGGGAGAAGTGGAGCCCCTGGGCCAAGTTGGATCCCGCGATGAAGACCACATTCGAGGGGCCGGAATCGGGTGCGGGCGCCATCTACACCTGGGTTGGCAACAGCGACGTGGGCGAGGGGAAGATGACCATCCTGGAAAGCCGCGCGCCAGAACAGGTCGGTATTCAACTGGAATTCATCAAGCCCATGGCGGCCACCAACACTGCGGAATTCAGCTTCAAGCCCGAGGGCAACGGTACCGCCGTCACCTGGAGCATGGCGGGAAAGAACAACTTCGTGGGCAAGGCTTTTTGCCTGTTTATCGACATGGACGCCATGGTCGGCGGCGATTTTGAGAAGGGCCTCGCGGCCATGAAAGCCGCCGCGGAAGCCGCGCCGGTCAACTGA